The following are encoded in a window of bacterium SCSIO 12643 genomic DNA:
- a CDS encoding glycerophosphodiester phosphodiesterase, translating into MEFDAQGHRGFTGRYPENTLPGFMAAIDTGVKTLEMDVVMSKDGNVVVSHDLVMLKSLCLAPTGKPLKDDSKKLFNLRYANIMEYDCGSLGNERFPEQKKMKTYKPLLSEVINESDEYTAKNNLPEMRFNIEIKSSSAGDGVLHPKPSVYAEAVYDIIKLYDAVDRCTIQSFDLRILQYLERTECEVPLALLVDNKLGVEKNVDLLGFEPDVYGCDYKLLTEEEIEVANNIGMDVIPWTVNERADMERLIDWGVDGLISDYPDLLMQVVREKGLE; encoded by the coding sequence ATGGAATTTGATGCACAGGGACACAGAGGGTTTACCGGGAGATATCCAGAAAATACATTGCCAGGTTTTATGGCAGCTATTGATACTGGGGTAAAAACTTTGGAAATGGATGTGGTCATGTCGAAAGACGGAAACGTAGTGGTTTCACATGATCTCGTGATGTTAAAAAGCCTATGCTTAGCTCCAACTGGAAAGCCTTTAAAGGATGATTCTAAGAAATTATTCAATCTGAGGTATGCCAATATCATGGAATATGACTGTGGTTCATTAGGAAATGAGAGGTTCCCGGAGCAAAAGAAAATGAAAACCTATAAGCCGTTATTGTCTGAGGTGATCAATGAATCGGATGAGTATACGGCAAAGAATAACCTGCCGGAAATGAGATTTAACATTGAGATTAAATCTTCTTCTGCTGGTGATGGGGTTTTACACCCAAAACCCTCTGTTTATGCCGAGGCGGTTTATGATATTATTAAGTTGTATGATGCCGTAGATAGATGTACGATTCAATCTTTTGATTTGAGAATTTTGCAATATTTAGAGCGTACTGAATGTGAAGTGCCATTGGCATTATTAGTAGATAATAAATTAGGCGTTGAAAAGAATGTAGATTTATTGGGTTTTGAACCAGATGTATATGGTTGCGATTATAAACTGCTGACTGAGGAAGAAATTGAAGTAGCGAATAACATTGGTATGGATGTGATTCCGTGGACGGTTAATGAACGTGCTGATATGGAGAGATTAATTGATTGGGGAGTAGATGGGTTGATCTCTGATTATCCGGATTTATTGATGCAGGTGGTTAGAGAAAAAGGTTTGGAATAG
- a CDS encoding zinc-binding dehydrogenase, translating into MKAAFLVQNGAAPSVFQVRETETPQFKENEVLIKVETFGLNYADVMARKGLYAAAPPLPSILGYEAVGHISKVGNNVTQFKVGDRVLAFTRFGAYAEYCVAPIEAVVLLPSEIPNDAATALATQYCTAIYAAKRMANIQKSERVLIHAAAGGVGHALIQLAQHKGCEIIATVGNDEKKEHLQNMGLSHIINYTEYSFNESIKSTFGEKSVDVIFDPIGGKNHKLNRDLLAIGGRMIMYGISSFSNKKGTWYDKLQLMLQFGFLSPLHFLIHSNGIIGVNMLHVASEKPSILTELLEDAVQGYLDGIYKPHMAFHGKISDLPHAHELLEKRSTIGKLAVSWS; encoded by the coding sequence ATGAAGGCTGCTTTTCTAGTCCAAAATGGCGCTGCACCAAGCGTTTTTCAAGTTCGCGAAACTGAAACACCGCAATTCAAAGAAAACGAGGTATTAATCAAAGTCGAAACGTTTGGACTTAATTATGCAGATGTTATGGCCAGAAAAGGACTTTATGCGGCTGCTCCTCCCTTACCAAGTATTCTAGGATACGAAGCCGTAGGGCATATCTCAAAAGTAGGCAACAATGTCACCCAATTCAAAGTAGGAGATCGCGTGTTAGCCTTTACAAGATTCGGAGCTTATGCAGAGTATTGTGTCGCACCAATCGAAGCGGTAGTTCTACTCCCTTCAGAAATTCCGAATGATGCAGCTACAGCTCTTGCAACGCAATACTGCACCGCCATATATGCAGCCAAAAGAATGGCTAATATTCAGAAATCTGAACGGGTACTTATTCATGCAGCAGCGGGTGGAGTTGGGCACGCTTTAATTCAACTTGCTCAACATAAAGGTTGCGAGATTATTGCCACAGTAGGTAATGATGAGAAAAAGGAACACCTTCAAAATATGGGACTTTCTCATATCATTAATTATACTGAATATTCATTTAATGAATCCATTAAATCTACTTTCGGAGAAAAAAGTGTGGATGTTATATTCGACCCTATTGGAGGTAAAAATCATAAACTCAATAGGGATTTATTAGCTATTGGTGGTCGAATGATTATGTATGGTATTTCATCCTTCAGCAATAAAAAAGGAACCTGGTATGACAAATTGCAGCTCATGCTTCAATTTGGTTTTCTAAGCCCTTTACACTTCTTGATTCATAGTAATGGAATCATAGGCGTCAACATGCTTCATGTAGCAAGTGAAAAGCCTTCTATTCTTACAGAACTTTTGGAAGATGCGGTACAAGGGTATCTGGATGGAATTTACAAACCGCACATGGCTTTCCATGGTAAAATATCAGACTTACCACATGCGCATGAGCTACTGGAAAAAAGATCAACGATTGGTAAACTAGCCGTCAGTTGGTCATAA
- a CDS encoding DUF2795 domain-containing protein: MYWTLELASNLEDAPWPATKDELIDYALRTGAPLEVVENLQEIEDEGEIYETIEDIWPDYPTKEDFFFNEDEY, encoded by the coding sequence ATGTATTGGACACTAGAATTAGCTTCGAATTTGGAAGATGCCCCATGGCCGGCAACCAAGGATGAGCTTATTGATTATGCGTTGCGTACTGGAGCTCCCCTAGAGGTTGTAGAGAACTTACAAGAGATTGAGGATGAGGGAGAGATTTACGAGACTATTGAAGATATTTGGCCAGATTATCCTACCAAGGAAGATTTCTTCTTTAATGAAGATGAATATTAA
- a CDS encoding T9SS type A sorting domain-containing protein has product MNSRKLVLTTLLTSTILGLSITIYWTNKTETNASKRIAYEAFLKDHPYSAPVDYLKVSKTPKHDRPDLAYRQDFLATMNPQTGRPEAEKLIPIREMIHSLKSSAQSHRAPGSNTSPWTSRGPNNIGGRTRAVAWDPNVNNKVWAGGVSGGLWYNPNITDSTSSWVSVNDFWENLAIGAIAFDPNNTSIMYVATGEYYLATNNGAGIWKSTDAGNSFTRLSSTTSFYAANDMIVRNENGASVIYAAISANHVLGTWFGTNTEGLQRSTDGGLTWTQVLPNASGSPIKVSDMDLAANNDLWIGTGQNSAGGGGGRVYSSSDGINFTLKHQHSSPKRVVLSCAQSDSNYVYAAFETNLKLGAIKQTTDYGNTWVTRSKPNDADIDIPADDFTRWQAWFDLTIAVDPNDKDAVIIGGIDLFKTQNEGITWNQISHWESKYGFQYVHADQHAIVYKPDSSSYVLFGNDGGVFYSSNATQNMPTIGSRNYGYNVTQFYSCDIHPNAGSNYFLGGTQDNGTQQFTIPGVNSTHTVSGGDGCYCHIDQTNPDYQSSSYVFNYFFHSFDGGVTFDSINMDYTTGKFINPSDYDDHLNILYTYKTHTSLYRVTNFESTSPVIGSVNIPDIQATAASVKVSPHTTYATNLFIGTDAGRIFKITNAHTTPTSTEITGSSFPVGSISCIELGQNENEILATFTNYGINSLWYTNNGGISWTSKEGNLPDMPIRWALFNPLNYNEVIVGTEVGVWSTTDFNSTSPTWTPSINGMANVRVDMFKLRSSDNEVIAATHGRGLFSSNAFSPSINTPTYCLSSSANSPCDEFISNVTIGAINNSTNCDNYSDFSNQYTTAYKGEILPISISTLNNSGAAGTNGNQLAVWIDWNNNKSFTDAGEQVYQITYTPGTTAPISFNLNVPANLNNDTVRMRVRMSRYQTFGPIVPCGTSLWGEVEDYSLIIKDAPVITWNTTVQDTQITCDISPLPTITGTPAAITTCDSSGVQISYVDSLTNGVCNHNYSITRTWTAFDSCGTMDTLVQHITIKDSIAPTITCPSPQTILATNGSSVSVPNYIDSANVSDNCSNINDIIITQNPSAGTIIPIGTSSVTLTAMDECGNTNSCSFPLIVNSVIGISEITAQSIRVYPNPSTGIFQIDLTKVYRQIESLQIYDLNGQSIYKQDDSFSGKLNTIHLTDVQKGTYYIMIQIADKRLLKKIILL; this is encoded by the coding sequence GGACTTTTTGGCTACCATGAATCCGCAAACCGGAAGACCAGAAGCAGAAAAGTTAATTCCTATTCGTGAAATGATTCATTCACTTAAATCTTCTGCTCAATCGCACAGAGCACCTGGTTCAAATACATCTCCCTGGACCTCCAGAGGTCCGAACAACATTGGAGGTAGAACACGGGCTGTCGCATGGGATCCAAATGTCAATAATAAAGTTTGGGCTGGAGGTGTCTCTGGAGGGCTTTGGTACAATCCTAATATTACAGATTCCACATCATCCTGGGTTTCCGTAAATGACTTTTGGGAAAATCTGGCCATTGGAGCAATTGCTTTTGACCCTAATAATACCAGTATTATGTATGTTGCCACAGGAGAGTATTATCTGGCTACAAATAATGGTGCCGGAATCTGGAAATCAACTGACGCGGGTAACTCTTTTACCAGATTAAGTTCCACAACATCCTTTTATGCTGCAAACGATATGATTGTAAGGAATGAAAATGGTGCGTCTGTAATCTATGCTGCTATTTCTGCAAATCACGTACTTGGGACCTGGTTTGGCACCAATACTGAAGGTCTACAAAGATCAACTGACGGTGGTCTCACATGGACACAGGTACTTCCCAATGCAAGCGGGTCCCCTATTAAGGTTTCTGATATGGATTTAGCGGCCAACAATGATTTATGGATTGGCACCGGACAAAACTCAGCCGGAGGTGGTGGAGGCCGAGTATATTCCTCTTCGGACGGAATTAACTTCACACTTAAACATCAACATTCATCACCAAAAAGAGTTGTCTTATCCTGCGCTCAATCAGATTCCAATTATGTTTATGCTGCTTTTGAAACCAACCTAAAACTTGGCGCTATTAAACAAACTACAGATTATGGCAATACCTGGGTTACACGTTCAAAACCCAATGATGCAGACATAGATATTCCGGCAGATGATTTTACACGATGGCAAGCCTGGTTTGACTTAACAATTGCTGTTGATCCTAATGATAAGGACGCTGTAATCATTGGTGGAATTGATCTCTTTAAAACTCAAAATGAAGGCATCACATGGAATCAAATTTCACATTGGGAATCTAAATACGGTTTTCAATATGTGCATGCGGATCAACATGCCATTGTATACAAACCCGATTCTTCATCATATGTCCTTTTCGGAAATGATGGTGGGGTATTTTATTCCTCAAATGCGACACAAAACATGCCTACTATTGGTTCTAGAAATTACGGTTACAATGTAACTCAATTCTATTCTTGCGATATTCATCCCAATGCAGGATCAAATTACTTTCTTGGAGGAACGCAAGATAACGGCACCCAACAATTTACTATTCCTGGAGTTAATTCTACACATACGGTATCCGGTGGTGATGGCTGTTATTGCCATATCGACCAAACTAATCCGGATTATCAATCTTCCAGTTATGTTTTCAATTACTTTTTCCATTCATTTGATGGCGGGGTCACATTCGATTCCATTAATATGGATTATACCACAGGTAAATTCATTAATCCTAGTGACTATGATGATCATCTCAACATTCTTTATACCTACAAAACCCATACATCATTGTATCGAGTGACCAACTTTGAAAGTACAAGTCCGGTCATCGGCTCGGTTAATATTCCGGATATTCAGGCTACGGCTGCAAGTGTTAAAGTGTCTCCACATACCACATATGCGACTAATTTATTTATCGGAACAGATGCCGGTAGAATTTTCAAAATCACCAATGCCCATACAACTCCGACTTCAACAGAAATCACCGGGTCATCATTCCCGGTAGGTTCAATATCTTGCATTGAACTAGGTCAAAATGAAAATGAAATTCTAGCGACTTTTACAAACTATGGAATTAACTCTCTTTGGTATACCAACAATGGAGGTATTTCCTGGACTTCGAAAGAAGGGAACCTTCCTGACATGCCCATTCGATGGGCTTTGTTTAACCCATTAAATTATAATGAGGTGATTGTTGGAACCGAGGTTGGTGTTTGGAGCACCACAGACTTTAATTCAACTTCACCTACATGGACACCTTCCATCAATGGAATGGCCAATGTAAGAGTAGATATGTTTAAACTGAGATCATCCGACAATGAAGTCATAGCCGCTACACATGGACGCGGATTATTTTCTTCAAATGCTTTTTCTCCTTCTATTAACACACCTACATATTGCCTAAGCTCTTCAGCAAATTCTCCTTGTGATGAATTCATCAGTAATGTTACCATTGGAGCTATTAATAATAGCACCAATTGTGACAATTATTCTGATTTTTCAAATCAATATACTACGGCTTATAAAGGAGAAATTTTACCCATTTCAATCTCCACACTTAATAATTCCGGAGCAGCAGGTACTAATGGAAATCAACTTGCTGTATGGATAGACTGGAACAACAATAAAAGCTTTACGGATGCGGGAGAACAAGTTTATCAAATCACTTATACTCCCGGCACTACCGCTCCAATATCTTTTAATCTAAATGTACCCGCAAACCTCAATAATGATACAGTCAGAATGCGAGTTAGGATGAGCAGATATCAAACCTTTGGTCCAATAGTTCCATGTGGCACCTCTCTTTGGGGGGAAGTTGAGGATTATTCTTTGATCATAAAAGACGCCCCTGTTATCACATGGAACACAACGGTTCAGGATACACAAATCACCTGTGATATTTCTCCACTTCCTACAATTACAGGGACTCCTGCAGCTATTACAACTTGCGATAGTAGTGGTGTTCAGATTTCATATGTAGATAGTTTAACAAATGGGGTTTGTAATCATAACTACTCCATTACCAGAACATGGACTGCCTTTGACTCATGTGGAACTATGGATACATTGGTTCAGCATATTACCATTAAAGATTCGATAGCTCCAACAATTACTTGTCCTTCTCCACAAACCATTCTAGCTACAAATGGAAGCTCAGTTTCAGTTCCAAATTATATTGACTCTGCAAATGTTTCGGATAATTGTTCAAATATTAATGATATTATTATTACTCAAAATCCTTCTGCCGGAACAATCATCCCTATTGGAACTTCATCCGTAACTTTAACTGCTATGGATGAATGTGGAAATACGAATTCATGCTCCTTTCCTTTAATTGTAAATAGTGTTATCGGTATTTCAGAAATTACAGCTCAATCTATACGTGTTTATCCAAATCCAAGTACTGGAATCTTTCAAATTGATCTCACCAAAGTATATCGCCAAATTGAATCGCTACAGATTTATGATCTTAATGGTCAGTCAATCTATAAACAAGATGATTCATTCTCCGGTAAGCTGAATACCATCCATCTGACAGATGTACAAAAAGGCACCTATTATATTATGATTCAAATTGCAGATAAAAGACTTCTCAAAAAAATCATCTTATTGTAA
- the secA gene encoding preprotein translocase subunit SecA has translation MFGSLVNTIKKIIGNKSEKDIKAIKHLVDQINKEYGSLKSISNDDLRQKTVEFQNKIQERIASQKKQIEDLKQQAEGSDIDVLAKEKLYNQIDSIEKEITTEVEKVLNEILPQAFAVFKETARRFTENTHVEVTATENDRLVASQKDSVEIQGEKSVWSNTWIAAGNEVTWDMIHYDVQLIGGIVLHQGKIAEMMTGEGKTLVGTLPMYLNALPGRGVHVVTVNDYLAKRDSEWMAPLFEFHGLSVSCIDKTKPNSPERKKAYGSDITYGTNNEFGFDYLRDNMASTPGELVQLPHNYAIVDEVDSVLIDEARTPLIISGPTPKGDVHHFDELKPKIEQLVVAQKKLVNTLFTEAKKKLAVNETTHPDKKERLKLLDEGKLALFRCYRGLPKSKSLIKFLSEPGVKLMMQETENFYLQEQGKHMHIVDDELYFVIEEKNNSVDLTEKGLELISKSVENKEFFLMPDLSSLLSEIDNSDQDESEKLKAKEVVLDDYTVKTERLHTVDKLLKAYCMFEKDVEYVVMDNQVKIVDEQTGRIMDGRRYSDGLHQAIEAKESVKIEASTQTYATVTLQNYFRMYNKLSGMTGTAETEAGEFWEIYKLDVVVIPTNRPLLRDDREDLVYKTAREKYNAVIDEVVKLRDSGRPVLVGTTSVEVSELLGRMLTMRKVQHQVLNAKLHQKEAEVVQHAGEPGTVTIATNMAGRGTDIKLTDETKAAGGLAIIGTERHESRRIDRQLRGRAGRQGDPGSSQFFVSLEDNLMRLFGSERIAKMMDRMGHEEGESIQHSMISKSIERAQKKVEENNFGIRKNLLEYDDVMNKQREVIYKRRRNALHGTRLKIDVANSIFDNIENMVEDYSATKDYNGFKLDTLASLHVDAPVTEQEFYDMKKNDLVEKVYEATLNSYFTRQKEMAQAAFPVIKNVYEDPNAHYENIVVPFTDGKKSMQVIANLEKSYNTEGMELIDSLEKGVSLAMIDQYWKEHLRAMDDLRQSVRNAVYEQKDPLLIYKFESFKLFKEMVGQIGREGVSFLVKANLPQQENTQVQAAPAPRIKVKNLQERKDELPSAATGGQQYHDPSENKAQEKKTPIVNEGVSYSRNDKVTVRNVRTGETKSMKYKQAEPKLKTGEWILEA, from the coding sequence ATGTTTGGATCATTAGTAAACACGATAAAGAAAATAATTGGGAATAAGTCTGAGAAAGATATTAAAGCCATTAAACATCTTGTTGACCAGATCAATAAAGAATATGGAAGTCTAAAAAGTATTTCCAATGATGATTTACGCCAAAAGACAGTTGAATTTCAAAATAAAATTCAAGAGCGGATAGCATCTCAAAAGAAACAAATTGAAGATTTAAAGCAACAAGCAGAAGGCTCTGATATTGATGTTTTAGCTAAAGAGAAGTTATACAACCAGATCGATAGCATTGAAAAGGAGATCACAACAGAGGTAGAGAAAGTTTTAAACGAAATTTTACCGCAAGCTTTTGCGGTGTTCAAAGAAACAGCTAGAAGATTTACAGAGAATACACATGTGGAGGTAACGGCTACAGAAAATGACCGATTAGTTGCGTCTCAAAAAGATTCTGTAGAAATTCAAGGTGAAAAATCTGTTTGGTCCAATACCTGGATTGCTGCGGGTAATGAAGTGACCTGGGATATGATTCACTACGATGTACAGTTGATTGGTGGTATCGTATTGCATCAAGGTAAAATTGCAGAGATGATGACAGGTGAGGGTAAAACTTTAGTGGGTACCTTGCCAATGTACTTGAATGCACTTCCTGGTAGAGGTGTTCACGTAGTAACCGTAAATGATTATCTGGCGAAACGTGACAGTGAGTGGATGGCGCCATTATTTGAATTCCACGGGTTATCTGTATCATGTATTGATAAAACCAAGCCAAATTCTCCTGAGCGTAAAAAAGCATATGGTTCGGATATTACGTATGGAACCAATAATGAATTTGGTTTCGATTACTTGCGAGACAATATGGCGAGTACTCCGGGAGAACTTGTGCAATTGCCACATAATTATGCGATTGTGGATGAGGTGGATTCAGTTTTGATTGATGAGGCAAGAACGCCATTAATTATATCTGGTCCTACACCTAAAGGAGATGTACATCACTTTGATGAGTTGAAACCAAAGATTGAACAATTGGTTGTTGCTCAAAAGAAATTGGTGAATACTTTGTTTACCGAAGCAAAAAAGAAGTTAGCGGTAAATGAAACCACCCATCCGGATAAGAAAGAGAGACTAAAATTATTAGATGAAGGTAAACTCGCGTTGTTTAGATGTTACAGAGGTTTACCAAAAAGTAAGTCTTTAATTAAATTCTTAAGTGAGCCTGGAGTTAAATTAATGATGCAGGAAACTGAGAATTTCTATCTTCAGGAACAAGGTAAACATATGCATATTGTAGATGACGAATTGTATTTCGTGATCGAAGAGAAAAACAATAGTGTAGACCTAACTGAAAAAGGATTAGAGCTGATCTCAAAATCGGTAGAAAACAAAGAATTTTTCTTAATGCCTGATCTATCTAGTTTATTATCAGAAATTGATAATTCGGATCAGGATGAGAGTGAGAAACTTAAAGCAAAAGAGGTCGTTTTAGACGATTATACGGTTAAGACGGAAAGACTTCATACTGTAGATAAGTTGCTGAAAGCATATTGTATGTTTGAAAAGGATGTGGAATATGTGGTGATGGATAATCAGGTGAAAATTGTTGATGAGCAGACAGGTCGTATTATGGATGGCCGTAGGTACTCTGATGGGTTGCACCAGGCGATTGAGGCGAAAGAGAGTGTGAAGATTGAAGCTTCTACACAGACTTATGCAACTGTAACGTTACAGAACTATTTCAGAATGTATAATAAGCTTTCCGGAATGACGGGTACTGCGGAAACAGAAGCAGGGGAGTTCTGGGAAATTTATAAGTTGGACGTTGTTGTGATTCCAACAAATAGACCATTGTTACGCGATGACCGTGAAGATTTGGTTTATAAAACGGCTAGAGAAAAGTACAATGCAGTAATTGACGAGGTCGTAAAACTTCGTGATTCAGGTAGACCGGTATTGGTAGGTACTACATCAGTGGAGGTTTCTGAATTATTAGGAAGAATGTTGACGATGAGAAAAGTTCAACATCAGGTACTGAATGCGAAGTTGCACCAGAAAGAGGCAGAAGTTGTGCAACATGCAGGTGAGCCTGGAACGGTTACGATTGCAACGAATATGGCAGGTCGTGGTACTGATATTAAGTTAACAGATGAGACCAAAGCTGCAGGTGGTTTGGCTATTATCGGTACAGAAAGACATGAGTCCAGACGTATTGATAGACAGTTGCGAGGTAGAGCTGGTCGTCAGGGAGACCCGGGATCGTCTCAGTTCTTCGTATCTCTTGAAGATAATCTAATGCGTCTATTTGGTTCTGAGCGTATTGCAAAAATGATGGATAGAATGGGACACGAAGAAGGTGAGTCTATTCAGCATTCCATGATCTCAAAATCAATTGAGCGTGCGCAGAAAAAAGTAGAGGAAAATAACTTCGGAATTCGTAAGAACTTATTGGAGTACGATGATGTAATGAACAAACAGCGTGAGGTAATTTACAAGCGTAGAAGAAATGCATTACATGGTACCCGATTAAAAATTGATGTGGCGAATTCAATCTTCGATAATATCGAAAATATGGTTGAAGATTATTCTGCAACTAAAGATTACAATGGGTTTAAGTTGGATACATTAGCTTCTTTACACGTAGATGCACCAGTTACGGAGCAAGAATTCTACGATATGAAGAAGAATGATCTTGTAGAGAAAGTATATGAAGCGACTTTAAATAGCTATTTCACGCGTCAAAAAGAAATGGCACAAGCTGCATTCCCAGTAATCAAAAATGTATACGAAGATCCAAATGCACATTACGAAAACATTGTGGTTCCATTTACTGATGGAAAGAAATCAATGCAGGTGATTGCTAATTTGGAGAAATCGTACAATACTGAAGGAATGGAGTTGATTGATTCGTTAGAAAAAGGTGTTTCTTTAGCGATGATTGATCAATATTGGAAAGAGCATTTAAGAGCTATGGATGACTTACGTCAATCAGTTAGAAATGCGGTTTATGAGCAAAAAGACCCGTTATTGATCTACAAGTTTGAATCATTCAAGTTATTCAAAGAAATGGTAGGTCAAATTGGGCGTGAAGGTGTATCATTCCTGGTAAAAGCAAATTTACCACAACAGGAAAATACCCAGGTTCAGGCAGCGCCAGCTCCTAGAATTAAGGTGAAAAACTTACAAGAGCGTAAAGATGAATTGCCATCAGCTGCAACAGGAGGTCAGCAATATCACGATCCATCTGAAAATAAAGCTCAGGAAAAGAAAACACCGATTGTGAATGAAGGAGTATCTTATAGTAGAAATGATAAAGTGACTGTTCGAAATGTAAGAACAGGAGAAACTAAATCAATGAAGTACAAACAGGCGGAACCAAAACTAAAAACGGGTGAATGGATTTTAGAAGCCTAG
- a CDS encoding cob(I)yrinic acid a,c-diamide adenosyltransferase, producing the protein MKVYTKTGDKGKTSLFGGKRVLKSDIRIESYGTIDELNSWMGMLRDLSLFEEEKKVIIHIQDILFTIGSYLATDPERKEKMVLPKLEESFITELEEEMDKMDQNLPEMKSFILPGGHPAVSHCHIARTVCRRGERSIVALMSDDPDIDFAKRYVNRLSDYLFVLGRKWTIDFKAEEIPWLPKK; encoded by the coding sequence ATGAAAGTTTATACCAAAACCGGAGATAAAGGAAAGACCTCGCTTTTTGGAGGGAAAAGAGTCCTGAAAAGTGATATTCGAATTGAGTCTTATGGGACCATTGATGAGTTGAATTCCTGGATGGGAATGTTGAGAGATTTATCGCTGTTTGAAGAAGAGAAAAAAGTAATTATCCATATTCAGGATATTCTTTTTACCATAGGTTCGTATCTGGCAACTGACCCTGAACGTAAGGAAAAAATGGTTCTGCCTAAACTTGAGGAATCGTTTATAACAGAGTTGGAAGAAGAAATGGATAAAATGGATCAGAATCTGCCTGAAATGAAGTCTTTTATACTTCCAGGAGGACATCCAGCAGTATCTCATTGTCATATTGCCAGAACGGTTTGTAGAAGAGGGGAAAGAAGCATTGTAGCGCTTATGTCGGATGATCCTGATATTGATTTTGCAAAGCGATATGTAAATCGGTTAAGCGACTATTTGTTCGTTTTGGGAAGGAAGTGGACCATAGATTTTAAGGCAGAAGAAATCCCTTGGTTACCAAAAAAATAA